A DNA window from Streptomyces sp. 71268 contains the following coding sequences:
- a CDS encoding helix-turn-helix domain-containing protein: MANVGDVQPHQAGDPGEFTAAMRQLKERSGLTYRQIEKRAAEHGEVLARSTLADVLSGKVAPRPELVAAFVRVCGDGDRVGEWLRARERALSKGRSQADSAAAAATPAQRTRRGVGQRRKPALLLGVAAVIIGGATVWGVSLVGESGGSGGGGGDASAPSGEGAVLPRGPVRIRPVLADNMCLTDGRVEGYDSLVAVQRPCRDVAPQETELVPAANGTFRVRWYHPDHGEGCLNVVTAPTGAALLEPWEDCGKTSRFYVDPSASGGDDRYVLRVVGGGCVAISGSGRSAGAPAVKQPCDGGGAQLFSISPAS; this comes from the coding sequence ATGGCGAATGTGGGGGATGTTCAGCCGCACCAGGCCGGAGACCCAGGCGAGTTCACGGCCGCCATGCGACAGCTCAAGGAGCGCTCCGGCCTGACGTACCGACAGATCGAGAAGCGTGCCGCCGAGCACGGCGAGGTGCTGGCCCGCAGCACGCTGGCGGACGTACTCAGCGGAAAGGTCGCGCCACGTCCCGAGCTCGTGGCCGCGTTCGTACGAGTCTGTGGGGACGGGGACCGGGTGGGTGAGTGGCTACGGGCACGGGAGAGGGCCCTGAGTAAGGGGAGGAGTCAGGCTGACAGTGCGGCAGCGGCAGCGACGCCGGCTCAGCGCACACGGCGCGGGGTGGGGCAGCGCCGCAAGCCCGCACTGCTGCTGGGGGTCGCCGCGGTGATCATCGGGGGCGCCACCGTATGGGGCGTGAGCCTCGTTGGCGAGTCGGGCGGTTCCGGTGGTGGCGGAGGGGACGCGTCCGCGCCCTCGGGGGAAGGGGCCGTTCTGCCGCGAGGCCCGGTGCGGATCCGACCGGTCCTGGCGGACAACATGTGTCTGACCGACGGGCGTGTCGAGGGCTACGACTCGCTGGTGGCGGTGCAGCGTCCCTGCCGTGACGTCGCGCCGCAGGAGACCGAACTGGTGCCGGCCGCGAATGGCACGTTCCGGGTGCGGTGGTACCACCCCGACCACGGCGAGGGCTGCCTGAACGTGGTGACCGCTCCTACCGGTGCCGCGCTGCTGGAACCGTGGGAGGACTGCGGGAAGACGAGCAGGTTTTACGTCGACCCCTCGGCATCCGGTGGTGACGATCGGTACGTGCTGCGTGTGGTCGGCGGTGGCTGTGTGGCCATCAGCGGGTCGGGGAGGTCCGCCGGGGCACCAGCGGTGAAGCAGCCGTGCGACGGGGGCGGAGCCCAGCTCTTCTCCATCTCGCCCGCGTCCTGA
- a CDS encoding MFS transporter encodes MSTGTPPDDAALDPEAVRRHRPLFRAIARRKNPRLRRSDITVTDEKTVRRAVKAAALGNAMEWFDFGIYSYLAVTIGHVFFPSGNDTMQLLSSFATFAVAFLVRPLGGLYFGPLGDRVGRKKVLALTMILMALGTFCIGLIPSYASIGFWAPVLLILFRLLQGFSTGGEYGGASTFIAEYAPDKKRGYFGSFLELGTLAGYASAAALVVALTEWLGDGTMEDWGWRVPFLVAGPLGLVGLYLRLKLEETPAFQRLEEETADEHITSEGTELKEIFVAQWQRLLLCVVLVAAYNICHYMLLSYMPTYLTDELDYDDSHGLLILVGTMVVLMCLVNQVGRLNDRIGRKPLLAAGMGGFILLSVPAFWLLQEGSFAAVTGGMLMLGLPLVCLLGTMSAVLPALFATNVRYGSLSIGYNLAASLFGGTTPLVITGLISLTGSDMMPAVYAIVAASVGLVAVAFIKETARQPLEGSQPSVSTHEEAVEMVTSQTQDPTF; translated from the coding sequence GTGTCCACTGGCACACCCCCCGATGACGCCGCGCTGGACCCCGAGGCCGTCAGACGCCACCGGCCGCTGTTCCGAGCCATCGCCCGCCGGAAGAACCCCAGGCTGCGGCGGTCCGACATCACGGTCACCGACGAGAAGACCGTGCGGCGCGCGGTGAAGGCGGCGGCGCTCGGTAACGCCATGGAGTGGTTCGACTTCGGCATCTACAGCTACCTGGCCGTCACCATCGGGCACGTCTTCTTCCCGTCCGGCAACGACACGATGCAGCTCCTGTCGTCGTTCGCGACCTTCGCCGTGGCCTTCCTGGTACGGCCGCTCGGCGGGCTCTACTTCGGGCCGCTCGGCGACCGGGTGGGCCGCAAGAAGGTGCTCGCGCTCACCATGATCCTGATGGCGCTCGGCACCTTCTGCATCGGGCTCATCCCCTCGTACGCCTCGATCGGCTTCTGGGCGCCGGTGCTGCTGATCCTCTTCCGGCTGCTGCAGGGCTTCTCGACGGGTGGCGAGTACGGGGGCGCCTCGACCTTCATCGCCGAGTACGCGCCCGACAAGAAGCGCGGCTACTTCGGCAGCTTCCTGGAACTCGGCACCCTGGCCGGTTACGCGAGCGCCGCGGCCCTGGTGGTCGCGCTGACCGAGTGGCTGGGTGACGGCACGATGGAGGACTGGGGCTGGCGGGTGCCGTTCCTGGTCGCCGGGCCGCTGGGCCTTGTGGGCCTGTACCTGCGGCTCAAGCTGGAGGAGACGCCCGCCTTCCAGCGGCTTGAGGAGGAGACGGCGGACGAGCACATCACGAGCGAGGGCACCGAGCTCAAGGAGATCTTCGTGGCGCAGTGGCAGCGCCTGCTGCTGTGCGTGGTGCTCGTGGCGGCGTACAACATCTGCCACTACATGCTGCTCTCGTACATGCCCACCTATCTCACGGACGAGCTGGACTACGACGACTCGCACGGTCTGCTCATCCTGGTGGGCACCATGGTCGTGCTGATGTGTCTGGTCAACCAGGTCGGCCGGCTCAACGACCGGATCGGCCGCAAACCGCTGCTCGCGGCGGGCATGGGCGGCTTCATCCTGCTCTCCGTCCCCGCCTTCTGGCTGCTCCAGGAGGGCAGCTTCGCGGCTGTCACCGGCGGCATGCTGATGCTGGGCCTGCCCCTCGTCTGCCTGCTGGGCACGATGTCCGCCGTCCTGCCGGCCCTGTTCGCGACGAACGTGCGCTACGGCTCGCTGTCCATCGGCTACAACCTCGCCGCGTCTCTGTTCGGCGGCACGACGCCGCTGGTCATCACCGGTCTGATCAGCCTGACCGGCAGCGACATGATGCCCGCCGTGTACGCGATCGTGGCGGCCTCGGTCGGCCTGGTCGCCGTGGCGTTCATCAAGGAGACGGCCCGCCAGCCCCTGGAGGGCTCCCAGCCCTCGGTCTCCACCCACGAGGAGGCCGTGGAGATGGTGACGTCCCAGACCCAGGACCCCACGTTCTGA
- a CDS encoding M20/M25/M40 family metallo-hydrolase, whose amino-acid sequence MVNPTGASRRTLLATTAATAAAAATSTGVAAAGEPGRLASQPPPRELRALLQEIDHRRIEATVRRLAAFGTRHTLSAQDDPERGIGAARDWILARMREYARASGGRMTVELQSYVQQPAPRIPVPTRISNIVATLRGTTSPDRVYVVSGHYDSRASDVMDHTSDAPGADDDASGVAVAMELARVMATRRTGATLVFAAVAGEEQGLYGAAHLAQSYRERQADVQGMFTNDIVGSPTADDGTRDPHTLRLFAEGVPTSETPQEGEVRRSVGGENDSPSRQLARFVEDVAGPGVTGMKVRVIYRRDRYLRGGDHIPFLERAYPAARFTEPAEDYAHQHQDVRVVDGRQYGDLPEFCDFPFIARVARVNAAALWSLAQAPGTPRGAKILTAALTNETELVWERGPEPDLAGYEVVWRETTAARWTHARLVGDTTRHTVDLSKDNVFFGVRAVSRAGLRSPVAFPTPQR is encoded by the coding sequence ATGGTGAATCCGACGGGCGCCTCCCGGCGCACCCTGCTCGCTACCACCGCGGCCACCGCCGCCGCGGCCGCCACGTCCACCGGCGTGGCGGCCGCGGGCGAGCCGGGCCGGCTCGCCTCACAGCCTCCCCCGCGGGAACTGCGGGCCTTGCTCCAGGAGATCGACCACCGCCGGATCGAGGCGACCGTGCGGCGCCTGGCCGCCTTCGGCACCCGGCACACCCTCTCCGCCCAGGACGACCCCGAGCGCGGCATCGGCGCCGCCCGCGACTGGATCCTGGCGCGGATGCGCGAGTACGCGCGGGCCTCCGGCGGCCGGATGACGGTCGAGCTCCAGTCGTACGTGCAGCAGCCGGCACCCCGTATCCCCGTCCCGACGCGGATCTCCAACATCGTCGCCACCCTGCGCGGCACGACCTCGCCCGACCGCGTCTACGTCGTCTCCGGGCACTACGACTCCCGCGCCAGTGACGTCATGGACCACACCAGCGACGCCCCGGGAGCCGACGACGACGCCTCCGGGGTGGCCGTCGCGATGGAGCTGGCCCGCGTCATGGCCACCCGGCGCACCGGCGCCACGCTGGTCTTCGCCGCCGTGGCGGGCGAGGAGCAGGGCCTGTACGGCGCGGCCCACCTCGCCCAGAGCTACCGGGAGCGACAGGCCGACGTACAGGGGATGTTCACCAACGACATCGTCGGCAGCCCCACCGCCGACGACGGCACCCGCGACCCCCACACCCTCAGGCTGTTCGCGGAAGGCGTGCCCACCTCCGAGACCCCGCAGGAGGGTGAGGTGCGGCGCTCCGTGGGCGGCGAGAACGACTCGCCCTCGCGGCAGCTCGCCCGGTTCGTCGAGGACGTCGCGGGGCCCGGGGTGACCGGCATGAAGGTCCGTGTCATCTACCGCAGGGACCGCTATCTGCGCGGCGGCGACCACATTCCGTTCCTTGAGCGCGCCTACCCCGCGGCCCGGTTCACCGAGCCCGCCGAGGACTACGCACACCAGCATCAGGACGTGCGCGTCGTCGACGGCAGGCAGTACGGGGACCTGCCCGAGTTCTGCGACTTCCCCTTCATCGCGCGCGTCGCCCGCGTCAACGCCGCGGCCCTGTGGAGCCTGGCCCAGGCCCCCGGCACGCCGCGCGGCGCGAAGATCCTCACCGCGGCCCTGACCAACGAGACGGAACTGGTGTGGGAGCGGGGCCCCGAGCCGGACCTGGCGGGCTACGAGGTGGTCTGGCGCGAAACCACCGCGGCGCGGTGGACCCACGCGAGGCTGGTGGGTGACACCACCCGCCACACCGTCGACCTGTCCAAGGACAACGTGTTCTTCGGCGTCCGCGCGGTCAGCCGCGCGGGGCTACGCAGCCCGGTGGCCTTCCCGACCCCACAGCGCTGA
- a CDS encoding NAD(P)-binding domain-containing protein, which translates to MSANGRSVTVIGLGPMGRAMVRAYLARDYEVTVWNRTASRADDLVAAGARLAPSVEEALGANELVILSLTDYAAMYALLEPVTAALSGRVLANLSSDTPERAREAAAWAARHGARYLTAGVAVSPDLVGTPDGFTYYSGSKDLVEEHRDALEVISRVEYRGEDPGLAALYYQLQMDLFWTSLTAWLHSVAVAEAHGISVEEILPYSVDVADSLSTFFRFYAPRLSTGDDTGDVDRLAMGVASMEHVVDTVRAGGVDAGLPEAVLDVFRRGVAAGHANDSLTSLRAILRAGSVPA; encoded by the coding sequence ATGAGTGCGAACGGACGATCGGTGACGGTGATCGGTCTGGGCCCGATGGGGCGCGCGATGGTGCGCGCGTACCTGGCGCGGGACTACGAGGTGACCGTGTGGAACCGGACCGCGAGCAGGGCCGACGACCTGGTCGCCGCCGGCGCGCGGCTGGCTCCCTCGGTCGAGGAGGCCCTGGGCGCGAACGAGTTGGTGATCCTCAGCCTGACGGACTACGCCGCGATGTACGCGCTCCTCGAACCGGTGACGGCCGCGTTGTCGGGCAGGGTCCTCGCCAACCTCAGCTCCGACACCCCGGAGCGGGCGCGCGAGGCGGCGGCATGGGCGGCCCGACACGGGGCGCGCTACCTCACCGCCGGGGTGGCGGTCTCCCCGGACCTGGTGGGGACGCCGGACGGTTTCACGTACTACAGCGGTTCCAAGGACCTCGTCGAGGAGCACCGGGACGCCCTGGAAGTGATCAGCAGGGTCGAGTACCGGGGCGAGGACCCGGGGCTCGCGGCGCTGTACTACCAGCTCCAGATGGACCTGTTCTGGACGAGCCTGACTGCCTGGCTGCACTCGGTGGCCGTGGCCGAGGCGCACGGCATCTCGGTCGAGGAGATCCTGCCCTACTCGGTGGACGTGGCCGACTCGCTGTCGACCTTCTTCCGGTTCTACGCGCCACGGCTCAGCACCGGGGACGACACGGGTGACGTGGACCGGCTCGCCATGGGGGTGGCCAGCATGGAGCACGTGGTGGACACGGTGCGGGCGGGGGGAGTGGACGCGGGTCTGCCCGAGGCCGTGCTGGACGTGTTCCGGCGCGGTGTCGCGGCGGGCCACGCGAACGACAGCCTCACCAGCCTGCGCGCCATCCTGCGGGCGGGCAGCGTCCCGGCCTGA
- a CDS encoding TetR/AcrR family transcriptional regulator → MNTETNTEATPDTRTRIVRAASLLMQRQGYDGTGIKQIAQEARATLGSVYHFFPGGKQELAVAAIHHGDQEFFEVLRDALEREEDTARAIADLCHELADGLHASRWVDGCPITTTSLGTAGRAPDIQTAAAQAFARWRGLVHDRLRASGMSESDAHDLAHTVISTLEGAELAAQVAQSKEPLQIAGKHLARLIALHQ, encoded by the coding sequence GTGAACACGGAGACGAACACCGAGGCCACCCCCGACACCCGCACCCGCATCGTTCGCGCGGCGTCCCTGCTGATGCAGCGACAGGGTTACGACGGCACCGGGATCAAGCAGATCGCCCAGGAGGCGCGGGCCACGCTCGGCTCCGTGTACCACTTCTTCCCCGGCGGCAAGCAGGAGCTGGCCGTCGCCGCCATCCACCACGGTGACCAGGAGTTCTTCGAGGTGCTGCGCGACGCGCTGGAGCGCGAGGAGGACACCGCGCGGGCCATCGCCGACCTGTGTCACGAACTCGCCGACGGCCTGCACGCCTCACGGTGGGTGGACGGCTGCCCCATCACCACGACCTCGCTCGGCACGGCCGGCCGCGCCCCCGACATCCAGACGGCCGCGGCGCAGGCGTTCGCCCGCTGGCGCGGACTGGTGCACGACAGGTTGCGCGCCTCCGGGATGAGCGAGAGCGACGCGCACGACCTGGCCCACACCGTGATCAGCACGCTGGAGGGCGCCGAGCTGGCCGCCCAGGTCGCCCAGAGCAAGGAGCCGCTGCAGATCGCGGGCAAACACCTCGCGCGGCTCATCGCCCTGCACCAGTAG
- a CDS encoding helix-turn-helix transcriptional regulator, with protein MKASAVRGHLDGLLLSVLESGPLHGYAVITAVQERSNGVLELRKGTIYPALNKLERLGLLRSVWESEGERRRRCYELTDAGRRSLAAERSVWREFTTAIGAVLEPAPRPGQAT; from the coding sequence ATGAAGGCGAGCGCGGTACGCGGGCATCTGGACGGGCTCTTGCTGTCCGTACTGGAATCCGGCCCGCTGCACGGATACGCGGTCATCACCGCGGTACAGGAACGCAGCAACGGGGTTCTGGAGCTGCGCAAGGGCACGATCTACCCGGCGTTGAACAAGCTGGAGCGGCTCGGACTGCTGCGCAGCGTCTGGGAGTCCGAAGGCGAACGGCGGCGGCGGTGTTACGAGTTGACCGACGCCGGCCGGCGCAGCCTGGCGGCCGAGCGGTCGGTGTGGCGCGAGTTCACGACGGCGATCGGCGCCGTGTTGGAGCCGGCACCCCGGCCCGGCCAGGCGACATGA
- a CDS encoding 2,4'-dihydroxyacetophenone dioxygenase family protein codes for MPEAANSEFWKTLKPIQNSFKPDALPEVYLSQVATDDDRYYVPFTETVGSRPLWINVKDNSWADILRAKEAGLVNRHYHPHEVFAYTISGKWGYLERPWTASAGDFVYEAPGEGHTLVAYDSGEPMKTFFIVKGPLIWLDENGETAGYFDVHDYIEMCREHYEKVGIGADYVNSLFR; via the coding sequence ATGCCCGAGGCAGCCAACAGCGAGTTCTGGAAGACCCTCAAGCCGATCCAGAACTCCTTCAAGCCCGACGCCCTGCCCGAGGTCTACCTCTCCCAGGTGGCCACCGACGACGACCGGTACTACGTGCCGTTCACCGAGACCGTGGGCTCGCGCCCGCTGTGGATCAACGTCAAGGACAACTCCTGGGCCGACATCCTGCGCGCCAAGGAGGCGGGGCTGGTCAATCGCCACTACCACCCGCACGAGGTGTTCGCGTACACGATCTCCGGAAAGTGGGGCTACCTGGAGCGGCCCTGGACGGCGAGCGCGGGCGACTTCGTCTACGAGGCGCCGGGCGAGGGGCACACCCTGGTGGCGTACGACAGCGGCGAGCCGATGAAGACGTTCTTCATCGTCAAGGGACCGCTGATCTGGCTCGACGAGAACGGCGAGACGGCCGGCTACTTCGACGTCCACGACTACATCGAGATGTGTCGCGAGCACTACGAGAAGGTGGGCATCGGCGCCGACTACGTCAACTCCCTGTTCCGCTGA
- a CDS encoding MFS transporter has protein sequence MTEPPTQPSTPPPAPVSDAALAYENRLLLILFLAFGFVFFDRQALSFLAPFIDDDFDLSNTELGVLSGALAFTWALSGMVIGRVSDRLGRRKPLLIGAVVLFSVFSAAGGLMTGFFGLLAARALMGVAEGAVLPLSQSLMVEASQEHRRGLNMGLLQGSAAGLLGGIAAPLVVVWVAEQFGWRTVLLLTIVPGLLIAAWMARSVREVPPGVERGPDRGRVAAAAAGASTPLREVWAHRNIVLCTLAACCYLTWFVVIITFTPVYLKDEKGFSSGTMSAVMTCFGVAWVLWGFLTPAISDRIGRRTTMIAFTSVAVLCPLAVVYVDNPVLLGGVIVLTYTGLGCFTLIMATIPAETVPRGALATALGLVMGVGELTGGVLAPLAAGWASDTWGLETAMYISAGGAVAVVLLAFGLRETAPRVLRRRAERTAAPTPTKAGATR, from the coding sequence ATGACCGAGCCACCCACCCAGCCCAGTACGCCGCCACCGGCCCCCGTCAGCGACGCGGCGCTCGCGTACGAGAACCGGCTGTTGCTGATCCTCTTCCTGGCCTTCGGATTCGTCTTCTTCGACCGTCAGGCACTGTCCTTCCTCGCACCGTTCATCGACGACGACTTCGACCTGTCCAACACCGAACTCGGCGTGCTCTCCGGCGCGTTGGCGTTCACCTGGGCGCTGTCCGGGATGGTCATCGGACGCGTCTCGGACCGGCTGGGGCGGCGCAAGCCGCTGCTGATCGGCGCCGTCGTCCTCTTCTCCGTCTTCTCCGCGGCGGGCGGGTTGATGACCGGGTTCTTCGGGTTGCTCGCCGCCCGGGCGCTGATGGGAGTGGCGGAGGGGGCGGTGCTGCCCCTGTCCCAGTCCCTGATGGTGGAGGCGTCCCAGGAACACCGCCGCGGCCTGAACATGGGTTTGTTGCAGGGCTCGGCCGCCGGCCTGCTGGGTGGGATCGCCGCCCCGCTGGTGGTGGTGTGGGTGGCCGAACAGTTCGGCTGGCGCACGGTCCTGCTCCTGACCATCGTGCCCGGTCTGCTCATCGCTGCCTGGATGGCCAGGTCGGTGCGTGAGGTGCCGCCGGGGGTGGAGCGCGGCCCGGACAGGGGCAGGGTCGCGGCCGCGGCCGCCGGCGCCTCGACGCCGCTGCGGGAGGTGTGGGCGCACCGCAACATCGTCCTGTGCACGCTCGCGGCCTGCTGCTACCTCACCTGGTTCGTCGTCATCATCACCTTCACCCCCGTCTACCTCAAGGACGAGAAGGGCTTCTCCTCCGGCACCATGAGTGCCGTGATGACCTGCTTCGGCGTCGCCTGGGTGCTGTGGGGGTTCCTCACTCCGGCGATCTCGGACCGCATCGGCCGCCGCACCACCATGATCGCCTTCACCTCGGTCGCCGTGCTGTGCCCGCTCGCGGTGGTGTACGTGGACAACCCGGTACTGCTCGGGGGCGTCATCGTCCTCACGTACACCGGTCTTGGCTGCTTCACCCTCATCATGGCCACCATTCCCGCCGAGACCGTACCCCGGGGTGCGCTGGCCACCGCGCTCGGCCTGGTCATGGGCGTCGGCGAGTTGACCGGTGGCGTCCTCGCCCCGCTGGCCGCCGGCTGGGCCTCCGACACCTGGGGGTTGGAGACGGCCATGTACATCTCCGCCGGTGGCGCCGTCGCCGTCGTCCTGCTCGCCTTCGGCCTGCGCGAGACCGCCCCGAGGGTCCTGCGACGCCGGGCCGAGCGCACCGCCGCCCCCACCCCGACCAAGGCAGGAGCAACCCGATGA
- a CDS encoding 2,3-butanediol dehydrogenase, which yields MKAAVWHGARDVRVAETDVPTPGPDEVLVRVAYCGICGSDLHEYANGPHAIPTTTPHPASGVTAPLVLGHEFCGTVAALGSSVADLAVGDPVAIEPNYRCGTCPRCQAGDYHICRHFGFAGLMGHGGLAEYAAVPRYMAHRLPAGVPLEQAALFEPASVALHALRRAEPLHGTLAVVGLGPIGLLAVLLAARRGATRIIAVDVAPARLEIAARLGATDLVDASGGADAVAAVRGLTGGEGVDVAFEAVGSQAALDTCLGATRRGGRVVLVGLAQQVRLDAFALVNNEQSIISTVGYRDTYPELIRLVADEGVDLRPVVTSTVALRDVVDQGFEALLGGSEQIKVLVDPTPGPVATAPTTHRAEATR from the coding sequence ATGAAGGCCGCCGTCTGGCACGGAGCCCGCGACGTGCGCGTAGCGGAGACCGACGTGCCCACCCCCGGGCCCGACGAGGTTTTGGTACGGGTGGCGTACTGCGGGATCTGCGGCAGCGACCTGCATGAGTACGCGAACGGGCCGCACGCCATCCCGACCACCACCCCACACCCGGCCTCGGGGGTCACGGCGCCTCTGGTCCTGGGGCACGAGTTCTGCGGGACCGTGGCCGCGCTCGGGTCCTCGGTCGCCGATCTCGCCGTGGGCGACCCGGTGGCCATCGAGCCGAACTACCGCTGCGGCACCTGCCCGCGCTGTCAGGCCGGTGACTACCACATCTGCCGCCACTTCGGCTTCGCCGGCCTGATGGGGCACGGCGGGCTGGCCGAGTACGCGGCGGTCCCGCGCTACATGGCGCACCGACTGCCCGCCGGCGTACCGCTGGAACAGGCCGCGTTGTTCGAGCCGGCCTCGGTCGCCCTGCACGCGCTGCGGCGCGCCGAACCCCTGCACGGGACGCTCGCGGTCGTCGGGCTCGGGCCCATCGGCCTGCTGGCCGTCCTGCTCGCCGCGCGGCGCGGCGCCACCCGGATCATCGCCGTGGACGTCGCACCGGCCCGGTTGGAGATCGCGGCCCGGCTCGGCGCCACCGACCTGGTGGACGCCTCGGGCGGGGCCGACGCGGTGGCGGCGGTCCGTGGACTGACCGGCGGCGAGGGGGTCGACGTGGCGTTCGAGGCGGTGGGCTCCCAGGCCGCCCTGGACACCTGTCTGGGGGCGACCCGGCGCGGCGGGCGGGTGGTCCTGGTCGGGCTGGCCCAGCAGGTGCGCCTCGACGCCTTCGCCCTCGTCAACAACGAGCAGTCGATCATCTCCACCGTCGGCTACCGCGACACCTACCCGGAGCTGATCCGGCTCGTCGCCGACGAGGGCGTGGACCTGCGGCCCGTGGTCACCTCGACGGTGGCCCTCCGGGACGTGGTGGACCAGGGTTTCGAGGCGCTGCTGGGCGGAAGCGAGCAGATCAAGGTGCTGGTGGACCCCACACCGGGCCCGGTCGCCACCGCGCCAACCACCCACCGAGCGGAGGCCACCCGGTGA
- a CDS encoding SDR family NAD(P)-dependent oxidoreductase yields MTTGFAPDAFAGHTVVITGGTSGIGAATATLLAELGAEVHALGLPPVQSEELPRHPRVTVTELDVTNHAGLTHQITQAGPLDHLVTCAGLSRDRAEYEPASWEHVLAVNLTATMVACQAARPVLARGGGSIVTVSSMFGFFGSRDRPAYSASKGGIAQLTRSLAAEYAADGIRVNAVAPGFVTTSLARGILDDPAATRSVLARVPLGRLGRPAEIAAAIAFLCSPAATYVNGAVVPVDGGYLAV; encoded by the coding sequence GTGACCACTGGTTTCGCCCCCGACGCCTTCGCCGGACACACCGTCGTGATCACCGGAGGGACCTCCGGCATCGGCGCCGCGACGGCCACCCTGCTCGCGGAGCTCGGCGCCGAGGTGCACGCGCTCGGCCTGCCGCCGGTCCAGAGCGAGGAGTTGCCCCGACACCCCCGGGTGACGGTCACCGAACTCGACGTCACCAACCACGCCGGGCTCACCCACCAGATCACCCAGGCCGGCCCGCTCGACCACCTGGTCACCTGTGCCGGCCTGAGCCGGGACCGGGCCGAGTACGAGCCGGCGAGCTGGGAACACGTACTGGCGGTCAACCTCACCGCCACGATGGTGGCCTGCCAGGCGGCGCGGCCCGTGCTGGCCCGGGGCGGCGGCAGCATCGTCACCGTCTCGTCGATGTTCGGCTTCTTCGGCAGCCGCGACCGGCCGGCGTACAGCGCGAGCAAGGGTGGCATCGCCCAGTTGACCCGGTCGCTGGCGGCCGAGTACGCGGCCGACGGCATCCGCGTCAACGCGGTGGCCCCCGGCTTCGTCACCACCTCGCTGGCCCGGGGCATCCTCGACGACCCGGCCGCCACCCGCTCGGTGCTGGCCCGGGTCCCGCTCGGCCGACTGGGCCGGCCGGCCGAGATCGCGGCGGCCATCGCCTTCCTGTGCTCGCCGGCCGCGACGTACGTCAACGGGGCCGTCGTCCCGGTGGACGGGGGCTACCTGGCCGTCTGA
- a CDS encoding helix-turn-helix domain-containing protein, with protein sequence MTTPAAPAASHVSTRCVDPADRVDFWEEYNRKALVGLTCSPYSEQGLLASQTNVQLRGLRLADIAGNEHVIERTPRTCRALPKDSVFATLLTAGQAVFFHAGGCLSVRAGDLVLYDTRQSYLFGFPSTMRQLLVDIPSRTFSEHCAAGGVATPLLFGRGSATEGALVSTLRSVLTDWTAGRGSGDPVSAEATVLDLVRSLAAPRIDGQGLAPARPSQLMVAKEYVTRHLSDPRLCAEHVADAVGVSTRHLSRIFATTGVSPSRYILEQRLARAREQLADPRSRHLTVADVAHQWGFASQAHFTRVFRDHFGHTPGDARPAPDPAALRPRRRG encoded by the coding sequence ATGACCACACCCGCCGCCCCCGCGGCCTCCCACGTCTCCACGCGGTGCGTCGACCCCGCCGACCGGGTCGACTTCTGGGAGGAGTACAACCGCAAGGCCCTCGTCGGCCTGACCTGCTCCCCCTACTCCGAGCAGGGACTGCTGGCCTCGCAGACCAACGTCCAGTTGCGCGGCCTGCGGCTCGCCGACATCGCCGGCAACGAGCACGTGATAGAGCGCACCCCGCGCACGTGTCGCGCGCTGCCGAAGGACTCGGTGTTCGCCACCCTCCTCACCGCGGGGCAGGCCGTCTTCTTCCACGCGGGTGGCTGTCTCAGCGTGCGCGCCGGTGACCTGGTGCTCTACGACACGCGCCAGTCGTACCTGTTCGGTTTCCCCTCCACCATGCGGCAACTCCTGGTGGACATTCCCAGCCGGACGTTCAGCGAGCACTGCGCCGCCGGCGGGGTGGCGACGCCGCTCCTGTTCGGCCGGGGGTCGGCGACCGAGGGGGCGCTGGTCTCCACGCTGCGCTCGGTCCTGACCGACTGGACCGCCGGGCGCGGGAGCGGCGACCCGGTGAGCGCCGAGGCCACCGTGTTGGACCTGGTCAGGTCGCTGGCCGCGCCCCGTATCGACGGCCAGGGCCTGGCGCCGGCCAGGCCGTCGCAGTTGATGGTGGCCAAGGAGTACGTCACCCGCCACCTGAGCGACCCGCGACTGTGCGCCGAGCACGTCGCCGACGCGGTCGGGGTCTCCACCCGCCACCTGAGCCGCATCTTCGCCACGACGGGGGTCAGCCCGTCGCGGTACATCCTGGAACAGCGGCTGGCGCGGGCCCGCGAGCAGCTCGCCGACCCTCGGTCCCGCCACCTGACGGTCGCCGACGTCGCCCACCAGTGGGGCTTCGCGAGTCAGGCGCACTTCACCCGGGTCTTCCGGGACCACTTCGGGCACACGCCCGGAGACGCGCGCCCGGCCCCCGACCCCGCCGCCCTGCGGCCACGGCGCAGGGGCTGA